A genome region from Magnolia sinica isolate HGM2019 chromosome 8, MsV1, whole genome shotgun sequence includes the following:
- the LOC131252529 gene encoding ABC transporter G family member 31-like, producing MAISDIDIDQHNDVFPRPTNAEALQEDEEELLWAAIEKLPSQKRSNFAIIKRNASKDGVHPVTETFDVRKLDRTRREQLVRNAMATNEQDNYILLSSIKERLDRVGLQVPNVEVRFEGLTVKADVQFGKRALPTLINYVHNTIEELLASLRIFRPKRHSLTILNNISGFVKPGRMTLLLGPPSSGKSTLLLALAGKLGNDLKTSGKVTYNGHMLDEFFVQRTSAYIGQTDNHIAELTVRETLDFAARFQCASDGFAGYLDDLAKLEKEKNIRPSPAIDAFMKASSVGGKKHSLATDYVLRELGLDVCSDTLVGNDMLRGVSGGQRKRVTTGEMIVGPRKTLFMDEISTGLDSSTTFQIVKCIRNFVHQMEGTVLMALLQPAPETFDLFDDIILLSEGHVIYNGPRADVVDFFVSLGFSLPPRKGVADFLQEVTSKKDQAQYWSDPSKPYAFLPVSEIANAFKQSKYGRSIESTLSVPYDKKKSPPSALANAKFAVAKLELFKACFSRELLLMSRHRFLYIFRTCQVAFVGTVACTTFLRTRIHPTDEINGNLYLSCSFYGLVHMLFNGFTELSIMITRLPVFYKQRNNFFHPAWAYSISSFILRLPYSIIEAIVWSCVVYYSVGFAPSVGRFFRYMLIHFSLHQMGLGLFRMLAAIARDMTLANTYGSAALFVIFLLGGFIIPKDMIKPWWIWAFWISPLSYGQRAISVNEFGATRWMKKSTNGNTTIGYNVLHSHGLPVSDNWYWIGIGVLFAYSILFNILVTIALAYFQPLVKAKAIILDDVIEEENGDGNGKVPTSVPRHTSNKGMILPFQPLSMTFHNLNYFVDMPKAMKQQGVPEKKLQLLSNVSGVFRPGILTALVGSSGAGKTTLMDVLAGRKTGGYIEGDIRISGYPKEQNTFARISGYVEQNDIHSPQVTVEESLWFSASLRLPKEVNKEKRLEFVEEVMALVELDTLRHALVGLPGSSGLSTEQRKRLTIAVELVTNPSIIFMDEPTSGLDARAASIVMRTVRNTVDTGRTVVCTIHQPSIDIFEAFDELLLMKRGGRVIYGGKLGLNSQIMIDYFQGIDGVAPIPEGYNPATWMLEVTTQACEERIGQDFATIYRNSNQYREVEASIQQFSVPDAGSEPLKFDSKYSQSSMTQFKICLWKQNLVYWRSPQYNVMRLFFTTISGVIVGSVFWKVGLKRDTTKDLFAVMGAMYSACLFLGVNNASSIQPVVSIERTVFYREKATGMYSPFPYAAAQGIIEVPYIAVQTIVYGVITYFMIDFERTIGKFLLYILFMFLTFTYFTFYGLMAVGLTPTQHFAAVVSSAFYSLWNLMAGFLIAKPNIPGWWIWFYYINPLTWTLRGIITSQLGNVESHIIGPGFDGSVKKFLEVSLGYDSGMTGVSVAVLAGFILFFFAIYATSIKVLNFQRR from the exons AGTGGGCCTGCAAGTTCCAAACGTGGAAGTGAGATTCGAAGGGCTAACCGTCAAAGCAGATGTTCAGTTTGGAAAAAGAGCTCTGCCTACTCTGATTAATTACGTCCACAATACTATTGAG GAGCTGTTAGCTAGTTTAAGGATATTTCGTCCAAAGAGGCATTCACTGACAATCTTGAATAATATTAGTGGGTTTGTAAAACCTGGCAG AATGACGCTGCTCTTGGGACCCCCATCCTCTGGAAAATCTACGTTGCTTTTGGCCCTAGCTGGGAAGCTAGGTAATGACTTGAAG ACAAGTGGGAAAGTGACATATAATGGCCATATGCTTGATGAATTTTTTGTACAAAGGACTTCTGCATACATTGGCCAAACAGATAATCACATTGCAGAGCTGACTGTCCGAGAAACTTTAGACTTTGCTGCGAGATTTCAATGTGCAAGTGATGGATTTGCAG GATACCTAGATGATCTGGCCAAATTGGAGAAGGAAAAGAACATACGACCAAGTCCAGCAATCGATGCATTTATGAAG GCATCATCAGTTGGAGGCAAGAAGCACAGCCTCGCAACAGATTATGTCTTGAGAGAGCTTGGTCTTGACGTCTGTTCAGATACTCTAGTTGGTAATGATATGCTAAGAGGTGTTTCGGGTGGTCAAAGAAAGCGAGTGACTACAG GAGAAATGATTGTTGGACCAAGAAAAACTCTTTTCATGGATGAAATATCTACGGGACTTGATAGCTCAACAACATTTCAAATTGTGAAGTGCATTAGAAATTTTGTTCACCAAATGGAGGGTACTGTGCTGATGGCTCTTTTGCAGCCTGCACCTGAGACATTTGATCTTTTTGATGATATTATATTACTATCAGAAGGGCATGTCATTTACAATGGCCCCCGAGCAGATGTTGTTGATTTCTTTGTATCTCTGGGATTCTCATTGCCCCCACGCAAAGGGGTTGCGGACTTTCTCCAAGAG GTTACATCAAAAAAGGATCAAGCTCAGTACTGGTCTGATCCTTCAAAACCATATGCCTTTCTTCCTGTTTCTGAAATCGCAAATGCATTCAAACAATCGAAATATGGAAGGTCTATAGAGTCTACTCTTTCAGTTCCTTATGATAAAAAGAAGAGTCCCCCTTCTGCACTTGCCAATGCAAAGTTTGCTGTAGCAAAATTGGAGCTCTTTAAAGCTTGCTTTTCACGGGAACTTCTTCTAATGTCCAGGCACCGTTTCCTCTACATTTTCAGAACATGCCAA GTTGCCTTTGTTGGAACTGTTGCTTGCACAACATTTCTCAGGACAAGGATACATCCAACAGATGAGATTAATGGGAACCTTTATCTCTCTTGCTCATTTTATGGGTTGGTGCATATGTTATTTAATGGATTTACTGAGCTATCGATCATGATAACTAGACTCCCAGTATTCTATAAGCAGAGAAATAACTTCTTTCACCCTGCATGGGCATATTCTATATCTAGTTTTATTTTgcgtttgccttactcaattatTGAAGCCATTGTATGGTCCTGTGTTGTGTATTACTCGGTTGGCTTTGCCCCTAGTGTCGGGAG GTTCTTTCGGTACATGTTAATACATTTTTCATTACACCAAATGGGCCTGGGTCTCTTCCGAATGTTAGCTGCTATTGCACGAGATATGACACTTGCAAATACCTATGGGTCTGCTGCATTATTCGTTATATTCTTGTTGGGTGGATTCATTATTCCGAAAG ATATGATCAAGCCATGGTGGATTTGGGCCTTCTGGATTTCGCCATTATCCTATGGACAACGTGCAATTTCAGTTAATGAGTTTGGTGCAACACGATGGATGAAG AAATCCACGAATGGAAACACCACAATTGGATACAATGTTCTCCACTCTCATGGCCTTCCTGTCAGTGATAACTGGTACTGGATTGGTATTGGTGTCCTATTTGCATACTCTATCCTTTTCAACATTTTGGTGACAATTGCATTGGCCTACTTTCAGC CCCTAGTGAAGGCCAAGGCCATAATTCTGGACGATGTCATAGAAGAGGAGAATGGCGATGGGAATG GAAAAGTCCCAACATCAGTGCCAAGGCATACATCAAATAAGGGAATGATTCTTCCATTCCAACCGCTATCAATGACATTCCATAATCTCAATTACTTTGTTGATATGCCAAAG GCAATGAAGCAGCAAGGTGTTCCAGAAAAGAAGCTGCAACTTTTATCAAATGTGAGTGGGGTTTTTAGGCCGGGCATCCTTACTGCATTAGTTGGATCAAGTGGAGCAGGGAAAACCACACTGATGGATGTTCTAGCTGGTCGGAAGACTGGTGGATATATAGAAGGTGATATTAGGATATCCGGATATCCAAAAGAGCAAAACACTTTTGCCAGAATTTCAGGATATGTTGAACAAAATGATATTCATTCTCCTCAAGTAACAGTTGAAGAATCCCTCTGGTTCTCAGCCTCTTTACGCCTACCTAAAGAAGTGAACAAAGAGAAACGACTT GAATTTGTTGAAGAAGTGATGGCACTAGTAGAGCTTGACACTCTGAGACATGCTTTGGTTGGTTTGCCTGGGAGTTCTGGCTTGTCAACAGAGCAAAGAAAACGCCTTACAATTGCGGTGGAGCTTGTTACAAATCCTTCTATTATCTTTATGGATGAACCAACATCTGGATTAGATGCACGAGCTGCATCGATCGTTATGCGTACTGTTCGTAATACTGTTGACACTGGGAGAACTGTTGTGTGCACCATACATCAACCAAGTATTGATATATTTGAAGCATTTGATGAG CTTCTGCTTATGAAACGAGGAGGGCGAGTTATATATGGAGGCAAACTTGGTTTGAACTCACAAATTATGATTGACTATTTCCAG GGAATTGATGGAGTTGCTCCGATTCCTGAAGGATACAATCCAGCTACTTggatgcttgaggtcactacacaAGCATGTGAAGAGAGGATTGGTCAGGACTTTGCTACCATATATAGAAACTCAAATCAGTACAG GGAAGTGGAAGCTTCAATTCAGCAATTTAGTGTTCCTGATGCTGGTTCTGAGCCCTTAAAGTTTGATTCCAAGTATTCACAGAGCAGTATGACTCAGTTTAAGATTTGCCTTTGGAAGCAAAATCTTGTTTACTGGAGAAGCCCCCAATACAATGTTATGAGATTGTTCTTCACTACCATCAGTGGAGTGATAGTCGGCTCGGTATTTTGGAAGGTTGGCTTGAAAAG AGATACAACAAAGGACTTGTTTGCCGTTATGGGGGCAATGTATTCAGCTTGCTTATTTCTTGGTGTGAATAATGCTTCGTCAATACAGCCAGTAGTCTCCATTGAGAGGACAGTTTTCTATCGAGAGAAGGCGACAGGGATGTACTCTCCATTTCCATATGCAGCAGCCCAG GGGATTATAGAGGTTCCATACATTGCAGTGCAAACAATTGTATATGGTGTCAttacatacttcatgattgactTTGAAAGGACAATAG GGAAGTTTCTGCTTTACATATTGTTCATGTTCCTCACGTTCACATACTTCACATTCTACGGGTTGATGGCAGTTGGTCTGACGCCTACTCAGCACTTTGCTGCAGTCGTTTCATCTGCATTTTACTCGTTATGGAACCTAATGGCAGGTTTTCTTATTGCTAAACCT aatatcCCTGGATGGTGGATCTGGTTTTATTATATCAACCCACTGACTTGGACTCTACGTGGCATCATAACCTCGCAACTTGGCAATGTAGAGAGTCATATAATTGGGCCTGGATTCGATGGGTCTGTGAAAAAGTTTTTGGAAGTGAGCCTTGGCTATGATTCGGGAATGACAGGTGTTTCTGTAGCAGTGCTCGCAGGCttcattctctttttctttgcGATCTATGCAACCTCCATCAAGGTCCTCAATTTTCAGAGACGTTGA